The Diadema setosum unplaced genomic scaffold, eeDiaSeto1 scaffold_51, whole genome shotgun sequence sequence ataacaagattcaaccgctcctcggttaccgaagacggtaTGCATCGTTGTGGCACAGAAAACACGATGTAATGCGTGGTATCGGAGTATAGTTAATGGCACTAgctctttggtatcattaagttttccattaactttcatacttaattacaccctcagaataccgattcgtaattaactctgtgattaagtcctatcagaggtgcacgcgcattgatacgcgcaaacgcgtaggtccttccagccaaaacgcttgttgctatAGTATTTAATATATcccctacttaatcatgctctcagaataccaattcggtaattaagtgctaatcagacacttaattagctctcagaatacggccccagGCTTTTGATTTGGTTCAAATTTCTCAAACGTCTTTGTACTAAGTATTGTTGCATTTGCTCCTGTATCTACCAAAGAGTGGATTTCTTGCCCATTGAATTCTACAGGTATAATGATGCCGTCTGTTTCTCCACTGCAAAAGCGCGTAAACACTGTATGGGGCCGTGAGCTATCTACTGCCGGTCCCCGACCCCTGGACTCGGCTGGGCTGAGTTTCCCTGCCTACTTTCTGCAGTTCCACCGTGTTGTGCATGCATTCTACCTCCGGGGCTCTGGTTCTTACAGTCTTTCTGCAAATGCCCAAGTCTTCCACATTTCCAGCATCTCGGCGGACCAGATGAACGCCCGCCCATTTGTGTGGGCTCAGAATCTCTGTGGAAGCCAGTCTTTTTCGCCACCCCTGCCTTTGACAGCTCTGCCATAACTGCAGCTACAATTTTCTCCACTGCATCCGAAGAAATGACTGCTCCATCATCTTTTACACTGCCCATCTTATTCCCAACGTTAACGTTACGGACCTGTTTCCTTTGTGGGAAATTTCGCCTACGCTCTGCTATTTGGAAAGCCTCAACTTCTACAGCAGCCCCAATAACCTCCGTAAGTGAAGTAGGATGAGCGTTATACACTCCAAATCGGATATCGGGGTCCTGAATCGCATCTATGAAATTGTCTTTAGCTAGAACATCTTGCAGCTCCGCCTTTGCTGTAGGATACGCCCTCCTAGTCATGCTAGTAAGGCGCCGCACCGCTTGCCCTAGCTCTGGTACGGATTCatccttccccctcctcctgtTTCTTAATTCTACGCGATCCATCTCGGTTTGGTTTTCGGGTTGAAACCTAGCCTTTAGGGCAGCCTCCAATGACTTGAAATCGTGCCTCTTCTCTGATTCGAGATCGCTCAAGACGGCTCGAGCATATCCCCTCAAACTGGCTGCTAGCTGCATTGATTTTGTCTTGTAACCCCATCCATTCAGTTCTGCAATAACATCAAACTGGACTGCAAAATCATCCCAAGCTGACGATCCATCATAAGTGGGAGCCTTAGCTGTGTTACTGCGTTTGTTTTTGGGAGCTTTGTTCTGCTTTAAAAGCCTGCCAAGCATTGTAGCCAAATCCTCATTTTCCTCCCTGTCAGATACATCTGTTTCCGATGAATCTCTGGCTTCATTACCCTCATCTTGCCTGCCTTGTGgttgaaaaataatttcatcGCTTTCCATGCCTGGGCTGCCAACTACATTCTCCATTGTGATAGTATGGGCTCGTATCACTGGATCTTGGGATTTCAAAACGCTTTTCTCAACGTATATCCCTGTATACTACAATTGCCTGTTTCAAAATCTTCCCAaaatcccaccgctgccaccaattTTTGTAGCGTAGCCGGGGAGCGGTCCAAGAGCCTTAATTCTTGTGTCTACAGGTATAATGTGTACTATGTGTAGCAGCACATCAGCACCTTATTCATATAGCTCTCATATGCAGCCTACATGTATCTCATACACCACGTCTATATACGTGCATTCGGACTCACTAGGCGCATTAGAAACCCAGGCATATCATTCTCCCAATCAACCATACAGCAACCCATTCACAGGGTCTAGTATTACAGACTACCAGTTGCAAGAAGGAGGCTGGTGTGGAAACGACAGTCCGAAATACGGTTCAGTGCAGCATTGCTATATTATGTTTCCTGCTGTTACAACCGATGGTTTTCTCTGCTAAGCTCTGTGTGGTTCCCCGTTAATTCTATAGTTTATTACCAAAAAGGAGAGAGTGCTGTGGACCCGCACTTATCCCCCAACCCAACTGAAAAATTGTGCAGTGAGCTCGCGGTATTTATACCCTCTCGAGCCAGGGTCACGTGACCAATCCTGTCTTATTAACCCAtcatgtatcaaaatgtattaGAGTACTATGCGACCCTACTTCTATGGCTTAATAATTTCTGTGCCCTTTTCCCTAGGGCTTCTGGCCTTTTTCCCTACTTTGGACATCGTTAACCTTGGTTTCTGTACAGGGtgtttcacaaaacaatagGGTGTTCCAAAACCTTCTATACAATTTCTCCATTGGAAATGCACGCGGGGCAAAGTCTATGGAATTTTTACACATGTTCAGAAATTAAGGGCATGAGCCGCATATTTTAAAGGTGCTCTATCGCATTTTCGCTACACTATGTATACTGATCCGAAGCTGAGGAAGCCTAATGTTACAATGAGCTGATATCAGATATGTTACTCAAACTTTgcttcatttagaaaaaaaaaaaaggatgctgtaaataaaaacaaaacttagGTACTTTTGAATACTTAAGGTAATGATTAATCACACTACAGACATTGTTGGAGAAACTGAATATTTTTGCAGATAATAGTGTGAGAACGTTAACGGCACATCAGAAACGTTACCCTCATAATGTCAGATACCTTACCAATAAAATGTATGGTGCAGCAAGGTTAATCGTGATGCACTTTTGCGCTCGGATTTACAAGGTGTTTGACACAGTTGACAACGTGTTCTATATGACTTGCTAAGAGTACATATTGTAGCTTTAGAGGAattaaatgattatttgaagaaaattggtttgaaatggccgCTATGTTCAAAATGACGTAAAAGAAAGAGATCCTAACAAAGTGTGATGGCTCATGTACTTTTATTTGGAGCTGAtatcatttatatttatttggagcTGATGGCTCATctacttttatttggacatctttcttgtactttattttggacatctcagtcatttcaaaaccgatttcatgaaataaattctTCATTCTTCTTCGAGTTGTATGCTCTTAAGTATTTCGTAGAAGTGGATTTCGATTATCTTGCCAAAATGTTAAAACCTAAATACTTAtctaaaccagaactgtactatccctttgaATGTGGCATTTAAAAAAAGGGCCGTCAGATACACGtcacaattcattttatttctgctttgtgtgtgtgttttaacagTAACATAGACATGATTGAAGGACTTCAAGGGCTGAAGTGTGGTACccacttttttttccaacttcaCAGCAAACGCAACTATACATGAACGGTCTACCTTTGTTCATTATAGTTTCGCGTTTTATCTACACATAAAATGGGCTTAGTATCATGTTTAAAGTCAAGAGCACATCAATCGTTGCAGGTTtatgttctgaaaatgacaatagGATTTGATGTCTAATGTTTTTCATCAGGTTTTTGAATCACGTGCTTGAGTGATCGgggtttgatgtaaatcggtaGTTTATTGTGTTCAATactttgtcagatacgttaccatcgtTTATTGGTTCTTGAGAACTAATAATATTCATTACGGACAGGAAAAAAGGGACATCGAATTCAtgtgtttcatttgcataaacATTTTCGAATTTCATTCTTACCGTCTTCCGTGTATCATAAGTTTCGGAACTATATCAGAAAAGAAgtattgttgatttgttgatttgtgtattTCACGCACATCTCAAAGTTTTATTGAAGGGTTATCTAATCTTCTATCTATGACGAGAACATTCTTTACGTTTAAAAGTGCGgtgttttaacgaaaataatATTGTGATATTCTTACaagataaaatgaatatgttgGCATGATTTGTGTTGGGTTTAGAATTGTAAACGGAACGTCTGAtgcgtcagatacgttaccacacacCGTTCTTCTTTCGATCCGAAATGCATTTAATCTGGTAGAGATGTTACCTGGCATTTGCTATTTATGAGAAGTATAATACTATTCTTGTTCATCAAGTTTCATGCACAATCAATGGGATTATTGATATACAGTAGTTCAATTATGCAGCTTAAAAATTAGATTAGGGTATATTTTAAGCCGAAATATGTAtattgtcttgatttttttagCCTTCACTTTATAAATTGCGATCATTTTTATTACAGATTAGATCAAGGCTAACTCCAAAAACTTTCCATGATGTTTGTACATGTTTAAAGCTTGTAGTTTTACATTAGCATTGCCattttaaagcaagaaataGCAGACAATCAACAGTTTTCCAAGAAGCTACCTCTGGTAACGTATGTGATATTTGGTTTTAACATGCAAAAAAGACTCcacgtttggaaatgtttcCAGAAAAAGAATGAGCTCTATAAAATCCCCCattgaatgttttgttttcctaaGGAATTAAAGTTTCTGAcctgataaaatgaatgaaatctttGTTGTTGAATTTTTGGCATTTTGTACAACTGTaattgcacacttttttttttggggggggggggagaatgacCCTTGTATTGTTGTACTGTTTATATGTCCAATAATCCTGTTTTCCCCATTCTCTTTGGACTAAATGCATattcgcaaaatttgtgatgcATTTCCCTTTCAGAGTCACAAACAAGCATACCTGTGATAGGCCCTACTCGTAAAGGATATACAATTTGAGTGTCATTATTTGGTTTTACCTGCTCAAATCTCTGTGTGAACCAAACCAGAATTCCAAGTGCAGACAACTCCCAGATTGACAGTGTGGATGGGGGAGACCGCTTCACTGCCATGTGGGCTTCCTTACAAACCCTATCGAGTCCAGTGGGTCAATGGATCCCGTGGAGAGGTGGTGTCGAGTTGTACAAATGGTACCATCAATTTCCCCTCTGGCGGAACGGGGAGATTCAGCATGGGAGAAGATTTTAGCCTCATGATAAGTGAAGTTAGTGTCCCGGACGAAGCAATATTTACGTGCGAAGTTTTGTCCCTCGACTCCAGAAAATGGAGGAACTCGACACAGCTCATTGTGAATGGTAATTATGTTTGCGACCTCTCATAGAGATAAATATGCAAGTTgagattttgcttcattttgccTCCCTCAGGTTCTCTGACATGTGACAGATCTTTACAACATTTTACAACTTACAAAAAGTACAGAACAATCAACAGTGATGTCACAAATTCCTTAAGACTGAACAGAATGACTTGTGTAACAGTTACTCATGCAGACAATGAATCAAAACATACACTTGCATGTTACAACACGGAAATTGAAAAGGAGGAAAACAAGGGCACAGAAATGTGTTTCACATTTTCTTCCCTTGTACTCAATACACAGCATGATTTGGACGAGAGACATTGTTTTTGTATCAAGTATTCCGTCGTACGacgataagagagagagagagagagagaaagagagaaccTTTCATATGTGTCATCTGCGCAGTTTTGTGATATCAATGCAGGACTCAACTTTAGCGGTAACCTCTGGCCCGGGgccacaagaaaaagaaaaagaaaaagaagaaaaaaaaaaacaaaaccaaaaaacaacccTAATCTACAACACACACGTTAGAAGATAAACGCAACAAGAACATGACAATAAAAGAGATGTATTACCtgaacacataacttacatttGCTTCTTCAACAGTAATAATTTAAATCTTCGCTTAAAACATTGAAAGATGGACTTATTTCGACTTCAAGAAGCAAACTGTTCAAAATTATTTGTCCTCTATATGTAACAGAATGTATACCATCAAGACTTTGTACATCAAGACTAAATACTGCAATGTGAATCGCCACTTGGAAAAATGTGAAGTATGAGTAAAAATAATATGCATCTTTTTTATCCGTGTTTTTTACAAATTGCAGCCTACGGGAAGGGCCCTATCTTGAATGGGTGTCAAGGAAGTGAGTCCTGCAGAGTAGAAGTGAGAAGTAGAGAATTCCAACTCTCGTGCACAGTACGGGGGGCAAAACCAGACGTCAACATGTCATTAACAGCGGCTGGGAAATCTGTCCTTACGCTCCAGCAAGTGACCTTTGaaagacggaaggacggaaccCGCGACCAATCCATAGATGCAAAGGTTCAAATGACTTCCGACAAGAGTGCAGAGACCTTCACGTGCCTGGCCAGTGGAGTGGCTGTTCATGGGACTAGAAGCGCGACGAAAACGGTGATCGTGACGTCAGGTATAAACTGATTTATTGAAAGGAAAGTCTACTTCATATTCAGTTGAGATTTATTCGTAACAAGCAAAGTctaacaaagacaaaaatgaaagtttcTTTGAAAGCTAGCTAAACAGAAATTGTCtgtaatttgcaaaattatgcCAGTCAGTGGCCCAAATTTCACGAAGGAGGTagaatctttgtccatggtgtAAACCAAGAGTGTACCACCTTCGGTCACATAGATTATGTGAAttgatagaagaaaaaaaaaaaaaaaaaaacacaacacaaatatGTTGTCATGACATAACTCTCCCCCGAAAGTTTGTACACGGAAATATCATATGATATTTAGACAACGTTGTGATGACATAATCATAAAGCCATTACATTTATGTcagttcaaaaaacaaaacaaaatgcaaacacacattACGCAGGTGTTCCAAAAGGGAATAATGTTGGATTTTCTTTGTCACGGTTTCAGTAATCGTCCATGCATGccatcacaaaatgttgtacTCTTAATTCTTTCCAGGCAATGTAGCACCAAAACTTGTATCAATCcataaattttgaatggatAGTCAGATATTCATCCATTTACGCTAATACATTCTACTAAAATTTGCTGTATTCAACTCATTCCATATGTATGATTTATTTTGAGTTTCATTACTCTTTAAGACATTTCAAACGTCAAGCTTCTGTTTGAGAATCAAAGATTTGTCAAGTATTCCTTTGTGCTTTTTTTCAGTATCTGAGAGTAATGAATAAAGGATTGTATGTTTGGCAGCTCTACTAAATACTTGTTTGTTTAAAGAAGATTCATTGACTGCTCTTTTTTAGACAAtgacaaaaatacaacaaatgaGAATTCCCGTTTAGAGAATAGATTTGATTACAAAAAGTTAACAGACAGAACCAATGTATTGACGCCACTGTGCCCTGGACAGCCACACCTTTGTGATGATGTGGAATATACTTGGTATTATATGTTTCTATACCGTTTTTCATATGCACCTCTAGTGAAAGAGTCTTTACACTGTCAGCAGTCGGAGGTATTGTATGTATTGCCCTATAAATTGCTTGTAGTGAGTCTATAAGCCCTCTGCAGACGAGCTGTGTAGaccttaaaaaaataaaggagcATGTAAGATACAGGTTTACTTCCTATAAAGTTTGGTATGATTTTGATGTCATTAAATTTTATACGTACTATAGTGTAATTGTCCGCATCAGTCTGGTGCTATCATTATGATCTGTCACTTTGGAATGAAGTGAGCTCGTCCTAAAAATGTATTAAGCAAACACACAATTATGGACACAGATAGACCAGAAATATCTAATTCCATGGTAACTCAATGAATTCTTTGTATTCTAAATAGTATGTTTGAAGTCTCCCAGACCTCCAAGCTGTTGTGCAATTAGAGGAAATATCTACATTTTTTTAACCATCCCTGGAGTTTGtttcttgaattgaattgaacaactgcaactgcactggtctta is a genomic window containing:
- the LOC140245884 gene encoding uncharacterized protein; the protein is TKPEFQVQTTPRLTVWMGETASLPCGLPYKPYRVQWVNGSRGEVVSSCTNGTINFPSGGTGRFSMGEDFSLMISEVSVPDEAIFTCEVLSLDSRKWRNSTQLIVNAYGKGPILNGCQGSESCRVEVRSREFQLSCTVRGAKPDVNMSLTAAGKSVLTLQQVTFERRKDGTRDQSIDAKVQMTSDKSAETFTCLASGVAVHGTRSATKTVIVTSGIN